One window from the genome of Canis aureus isolate CA01 chromosome 18, VMU_Caureus_v.1.0, whole genome shotgun sequence encodes:
- the STEAP4 gene encoding metalloreductase STEAP4: protein MEKTSTDAFPSTIYSSEKQETVCIFGTGDFGRSLAFKMLQCNYSIVFGSRNPQKSSLLPHGAEIFSYSEAAQKSDIIIIAVHREHYDFLKELTEVFKGKILVDISNNLKINQYPESNAEYLAHLVPGAHIVKAFNTISAWALQSGTLDANRQVFVCGNDSHAKQRVMDIVRTLGLTPLDQGSLMAAKEIENYPLQLFPMWKFPFYLSAILCVFFFFYCVIRDIIYPYVNSKKDITFRLAISIPNRIFPIAALTLLALVYLPGVIAAILQLYRGTKYRRFPDWLDHWMLCRKQLGLVALGFAFLHVLYTLVIPIRYYVRWTLKNRTITQATAKTQDLFSTSTAWLSDSYVALGILGFFLFVLLGITSLPSVSNMVNWREFRFVQSKLGYLTLILCTAHTLVYGGKRFLSPASLIWYLPSAYVIALIIPCTVLVIKFILILPCIDKTLTRIRQGWERNSKPTSDGQYLKQSSIHLDSQL, encoded by the exons ATGGAAAAAACTTCTACAGATGCATTTCCTTCTACTATATATTCTTCAGAAAAGCAAGAGACTGTATGCATTTTTGGAACTGGAGATTTTGGAAGATCACTAGCATTTAAAATGCTCCAGTGTAATTATTCTATTGTTTTTGGAAGTAGAAATCCCCAGAAGTCCAGTCTGCTGCCCCATGGTGCAGAGATCTTCAGCTATTCAGAAGCAGCCCAGAAATCGGACATCATAATCATAGCAGTCCACAGAGAGCATTATGATTTTCTCAAGGAACTAACTGAGGTgttcaaaggaaaaatactggTTGACATCAGCAACAACCTCAAAATCAATCAGTATCCAGAATCTAATGCAGAGTACCTTGCTCATTTGGTGCCAGGAGCCCACATAGTAAAAGCATTTAACACCATCTCAGCCTGGGCTCTCCAGTCTGGAACACTGGATGCAAATCGGCAG GTGTTTGTCTGCGGAAATGATAGCCATGCCAAGCAAAGAGTGATGGATATTGTTCGTACTCTTGGGCTTACTCCACTGGATCAAGGATCTCTCATGGCagccaaagaaattgaaaactacCCCCTGCAACTATTTCCAATGTGGAAGTTCCCCTTCTATTTGTCTGCTATTCTatgtgtcttcttcttcttctactgTGTTATAAGAGACATAATCTACCCTTATGTTAATAGCAAGAAAGATATCACATTTCGCTTGGCTATTTCCATTCCAAATCGTATCTTTCCGATAGCAGCGCTTACACTGCTTGCCTTGGTTTACCTCCCTGGTGTTATTGCTGCCATTCTGCAACTGTACCGAGGTACAAAATACCGCCGATTCCCAGACTGGCTTGACCACTGGATGCTTTGCAGAAAGCAGCTTGGCTTGGTAGCTCTGGGATTTGCCTTCCTCCATGTCCTCTACACACTTGTGATTCCTATCCGTTATTATGTACGATGGACACTGAAAAACAGAACCATTACCCAG GCAACAGCCAAGACACAAGATCTATTTAGCACTTCTACTGCCTGGCTTAGTGATTCCTACGTAGCTTTGGGAATCCTTGGATTTTTCCTGTTTGTACTCCTGGGAATCACTTCTTTGCCATCAGTTAGCAATATGGTCAACTGGAGAGAGTTCCGATTTGTACAG TCCAAATTGGGTTACTTGACCCTGATCTTGTGCACAGCCCACACCTTGGTGTACGGCGGAAAGAGGTTCCTCAGTCCTGCAAGTCTCATATGGTATCTTCCTTCAGCCTATGTGATAGCGCTCATCATTCCCTGCACCGTGCTGGTGATCAAGTTTATCCTCATCCTGCCATGTATAGACAAGACCCTTACACGAATCCGCCAGGGCTGGGAGAGGAACTCAAAACCAACATCAGATGGACAATATTTAAAGCAAAGCTCAATTCACCTGGACTCTCAATTATAG